Proteins encoded by one window of Dyella humicola:
- the tkt gene encoding transketolase: MANDLDQRCINTLRFLSVDMVQKANSGHPGLPLGAAPMIYVLWMRWLKLNPQDPQWFDRDRFVLSAGHGSALLYSLLHMTGYALSMDDLKQFRQWGSKTPGHPERGETPGVETTTGPLGQGVSNAVGMAIAEAQLAARYNHAGHAVIDHYTYAVVSDGDIMEGVSQEAASLAGHLKLGKLVCLYDDNRVTLAAGTDMTFSEDRAARFEAYGWHTVRVADGNDLDAIDDALRVAREEVDRPSLILVRTHLGYGSPEQDSVKAHGSPLGVESVRKTKQKLGWPIEPDFLVPDDVLAHFRTAVDLGKRQQTDWDERMSAYAKAFPERHAELQGMVRGELPAGWDADVPSFPADAKGIATRDAAGKAMNAIAPRLPALTGGSADLDSSTKTALKGLGDFNPDATKGEDLQGSDPAGWSRQGRNLHFGLREHAMGAVVNGIAAHGGLLPYGATFLIFSDYMRPTLRLAALMGLHVIHAFTHDSIGLGEDGPTHQPVEQLASLRAMPNLVLIRPADANEAAVAWRVAVETRGRPVLLVLTRQDVPTLDRTRYASAEGLRQGAYVLADAKNGKPELILIATGSEVSLIVKAAERLEAEGIAVRCVSMPSWELFDALPQAKRDAVLPPSVSARLAVELGVSQGWERYIGAHGDMISVERFGASAPISVVLPKYGFTEDAVYARAKALLGR, translated from the coding sequence CACCCATGATCTATGTGCTGTGGATGCGTTGGCTCAAGTTGAACCCGCAAGACCCGCAGTGGTTTGATCGCGACCGTTTTGTGCTGTCCGCCGGCCATGGCTCGGCGTTGCTGTACAGCCTGCTGCACATGACCGGTTACGCGCTCTCGATGGACGACCTCAAGCAATTTCGGCAGTGGGGCAGCAAGACGCCGGGACATCCGGAGCGAGGCGAAACACCGGGTGTTGAAACCACCACCGGACCGCTGGGGCAGGGTGTGTCCAACGCCGTGGGCATGGCCATCGCGGAGGCTCAGCTGGCCGCCCGCTACAACCATGCGGGGCATGCGGTGATCGACCACTACACCTATGCGGTCGTAAGCGATGGCGACATCATGGAAGGCGTGTCGCAGGAGGCGGCGTCCCTGGCCGGGCACCTCAAGCTCGGCAAGCTCGTTTGCCTGTACGACGACAACCGGGTCACCCTCGCGGCCGGCACCGACATGACCTTTTCCGAGGATCGCGCGGCCCGCTTCGAGGCCTATGGATGGCACACCGTGAGAGTGGCCGATGGTAACGACCTGGATGCCATCGACGATGCGCTGCGCGTGGCCCGGGAAGAAGTCGACCGACCCTCGCTGATACTCGTGCGTACGCATCTTGGCTATGGCTCGCCCGAGCAGGACAGTGTCAAGGCACACGGATCGCCGCTCGGGGTGGAGAGTGTGCGCAAAACCAAGCAGAAGCTCGGTTGGCCCATCGAGCCTGACTTCCTGGTGCCTGACGACGTGCTTGCCCACTTCCGCACCGCGGTGGATCTTGGCAAACGCCAGCAGACCGATTGGGACGAGCGGATGAGCGCCTACGCCAAGGCGTTTCCCGAGCGTCACGCCGAGCTTCAGGGGATGGTGCGTGGAGAGCTGCCGGCAGGTTGGGACGCTGACGTCCCGAGTTTTCCTGCCGACGCCAAGGGCATCGCCACGCGCGATGCCGCCGGCAAGGCCATGAACGCGATCGCCCCGAGGCTTCCCGCGCTGACCGGTGGTTCCGCCGATCTCGATTCATCGACCAAGACTGCGCTGAAAGGGCTGGGCGATTTCAATCCAGACGCCACCAAGGGCGAGGATCTGCAAGGTTCGGATCCGGCAGGCTGGAGCCGGCAGGGAAGAAATCTGCATTTTGGTTTGCGCGAACATGCCATGGGAGCCGTCGTCAACGGCATCGCCGCGCATGGTGGCTTGCTTCCCTACGGTGCGACGTTCCTGATCTTTTCCGACTATATGCGCCCGACCCTCCGCCTGGCGGCGCTGATGGGCTTGCATGTGATCCACGCGTTCACCCACGACAGCATCGGCCTGGGCGAAGACGGTCCCACCCATCAGCCGGTAGAGCAGCTGGCCAGCCTGCGCGCCATGCCCAACCTGGTGCTGATCCGTCCCGCCGATGCCAATGAAGCGGCGGTGGCCTGGCGGGTTGCCGTGGAAACGCGCGGCCGCCCGGTGCTGCTCGTGCTCACCCGGCAAGACGTGCCCACGCTGGATCGCACTCGCTACGCGTCAGCCGAGGGGTTGCGCCAAGGCGCTTACGTGCTCGCCGATGCGAAGAATGGCAAGCCGGAACTGATCCTTATCGCCACCGGCTCGGAAGTGAGCCTTATCGTCAAGGCGGCGGAGCGGCTGGAGGCGGAGGGCATCGCGGTGCGCTGTGTCTCCATGCCGAGCTGGGAGCTGTTCGATGCACTCCCGCAGGCCAAGCGCGACGCGGTGTTGCCACCGTCAGTCAGTGCACGATTGGCGGTCGAGCTTGGCGTATCGCAAGGCTGGGAGCGCTATATCGGCGCGCATGGCGACATGATCAGCGTCGAGCGCTTCGGCGCATCTGCACCGATCAGCGTGGTGTTGCCCAAATACGGATTCACCGAGGATGCCGTCTACGCGCGCGCGAAAGCCTTGCTCGGCAGGTGA